The following proteins are encoded in a genomic region of Triticum dicoccoides isolate Atlit2015 ecotype Zavitan chromosome 1B, WEW_v2.0, whole genome shotgun sequence:
- the LOC119304652 gene encoding NADPH-dependent diflavin oxidoreductase 1-like isoform X2, protein MQDEGFWRYLLKKNLDARWLQGFPCAVFAIGDSGYQGLLQRSSVQGFHSLVQNRSVIVLGDDQDSSGYEKALGPWLLSFWKSLNRTNPSLLPRIQARPRALRRASKHSDECPCTSAPLPQTFRKKRIPLVWKMDSSRIYSSQWLYAAFNFSVY, encoded by the exons ATGCAAGATGAG GGGTTCTGGAGGTACCTTCTGAAGAAGAACCTTGATGCCCGGTGGCTGCAAGGGTTCCCTTGCGCCGTGTTTGCGATCGGCGATTCAGGCTACCAGGG GTTGCTGCAAAGAAGCTCCGTACAAGGCTTTCACAGCTTGGTGCAAAATCGATCAGTGATTGTATTGGGAGATGATCAAGACTCTTCAGG ATATGAAAAAGCTCTAGGTCCTTGGCTGCTGTCTTTCTGGAAATCACTGAATCGAACAAATCCGTCGCTTTTACCAAGAATTCAGGCTCGTCCGCGGGCACTCAGACGAGCGTCCAAGCACTCCGATGAGTGTCCGTGCACATCAGCGCCTCTACCACAAACATTCAGAAAAAAGAGGATTCCCCTAGTGTGGAAAATGGATAGCTCTAGAATCTACTCCTCACAATGGTTATATGCTGCTTTCAACTTCTCTGTGTACTGA
- the LOC119304652 gene encoding uncharacterized protein LOC119304652 isoform X1: MAVQLGDARHVVLDLCVCSRESAISISSRVGFWRYLLKKNLDARWLQGFPCAVFAIGDSGYQGLLQRSSVQGFHSLVQNRSVIVLGDDQDSSGYEKALGPWLLSFWKSLNRTNPSLLPRIQARPRALRRASKHSDECPCTSAPLPQTFRKKRIPLVWKMDSSRIYSSQWLYAAFNFSVY, encoded by the exons ATGGCCGTGCAGCTTGGAGATGCTCGCCATGTGGTTCTGGACTTGTGTGTGTGCAGTCGGGAGAGCGCCATCTCCATCTCTTCCCGTGTG GGGTTCTGGAGGTACCTTCTGAAGAAGAACCTTGATGCCCGGTGGCTGCAAGGGTTCCCTTGCGCCGTGTTTGCGATCGGCGATTCAGGCTACCAGGG GTTGCTGCAAAGAAGCTCCGTACAAGGCTTTCACAGCTTGGTGCAAAATCGATCAGTGATTGTATTGGGAGATGATCAAGACTCTTCAGG ATATGAAAAAGCTCTAGGTCCTTGGCTGCTGTCTTTCTGGAAATCACTGAATCGAACAAATCCGTCGCTTTTACCAAGAATTCAGGCTCGTCCGCGGGCACTCAGACGAGCGTCCAAGCACTCCGATGAGTGTCCGTGCACATCAGCGCCTCTACCACAAACATTCAGAAAAAAGAGGATTCCCCTAGTGTGGAAAATGGATAGCTCTAGAATCTACTCCTCACAATGGTTATATGCTGCTTTCAACTTCTCTGTGTACTGA
- the LOC119304652 gene encoding NADPH-dependent diflavin oxidoreductase 1-like isoform X3, with protein sequence MGFWRYLLKKNLDARWLQGFPCAVFAIGDSGYQGLLQRSSVQGFHSLVQNRSVIVLGDDQDSSGYEKALGPWLLSFWKSLNRTNPSLLPRIQARPRALRRASKHSDECPCTSAPLPQTFRKKRIPLVWKMDSSRIYSSQWLYAAFNFSVY encoded by the exons ATG GGGTTCTGGAGGTACCTTCTGAAGAAGAACCTTGATGCCCGGTGGCTGCAAGGGTTCCCTTGCGCCGTGTTTGCGATCGGCGATTCAGGCTACCAGGG GTTGCTGCAAAGAAGCTCCGTACAAGGCTTTCACAGCTTGGTGCAAAATCGATCAGTGATTGTATTGGGAGATGATCAAGACTCTTCAGG ATATGAAAAAGCTCTAGGTCCTTGGCTGCTGTCTTTCTGGAAATCACTGAATCGAACAAATCCGTCGCTTTTACCAAGAATTCAGGCTCGTCCGCGGGCACTCAGACGAGCGTCCAAGCACTCCGATGAGTGTCCGTGCACATCAGCGCCTCTACCACAAACATTCAGAAAAAAGAGGATTCCCCTAGTGTGGAAAATGGATAGCTCTAGAATCTACTCCTCACAATGGTTATATGCTGCTTTCAACTTCTCTGTGTACTGA